A genomic stretch from Xiphophorus maculatus strain JP 163 A chromosome 16, X_maculatus-5.0-male, whole genome shotgun sequence includes:
- the LOC102223119 gene encoding metalloproteinase inhibitor 2-like produces the protein MSCTMNSCLVALAILFLWRVEEMAEACSCSPAHPQQAFCNSDVVIRAKVVGMQEVESGNDVYGNPIKRIRFDVKQIKMFKGPTQDIDAIYTAPTSAVCGVTLDTNGKKEYLITGKLETDGTMHITLCDFIEQWEALSAMQKKSLTQRYETGCDCRIIRCTSIPCMINSPTECLWTDWVIEKTVNGEQAKHFACIKRSDDSCAWYRGSVPPRKDFLDIEDP, from the exons atGAGCTGCACAATGAACAGCTGTTTGGTCGCTCTGGCGATCCTGTTTCTGTGGCGCGTTGAAGAAATGGCAGAAGCCTGCAGCTGCTCCCCTGCGCATCCTCAACAGGCATTCTGCAACTCAGACGTCG tTATTAGGGCAAAGGTTGTTGGAATGCAAGAAGTTGAGAGCGGCAACGACGTCTATGGGAATCCCATCAAACGTATCCGGTTTGATGTCAAACAGATCAAG ATGTTCAAGGGTCCCACTCAGGATATCGATGCCATCTACACTGCACCAACTTCAGCAGTGTGTGGAGTGACCCTGGACACTAACGGAAAGAAGGAGTACCTCATTACTG GTAAACTGGAGACAGATGGGACGATGCACATCACCTTGTGTGACTTCATTGAGCAGTGGGAGGCCCTGAGCGCCATGCAGAAGAAGAGCCTGACTCAACGCTATGAGACCGGCTGTGACTGCAGG ATCATCCGTTGCACCTCCATCCCCTGCATGATCAACAGCCCGACGGAGTGCCTTTGGACAGACTGGGTGATTGAGAAGACGGTGAACGGGGAGCAAGCCAAGCATTTCGCTTGCATCAAAAGGAGCGATGATTCGTGCGCCTGGTACAGAGGCAGCGTGCCACCCAGAAAGGATTTCCTGGACATTGAAGATCCATAA